A window of the Hevea brasiliensis isolate MT/VB/25A 57/8 chromosome 6, ASM3005281v1, whole genome shotgun sequence genome harbors these coding sequences:
- the LOC110642876 gene encoding receptor-like protein 13 isoform X4 has protein sequence MAGLFRIKELVDLKNLETLDISENQFNGISMEGFDRSSSLKKLQVLDLSSNMFNNSILPHMSGLVSLKTLILRSNDMAGSFPSKVNLKTLETLDISYNQFNGTQSVEGLCGLKSLTELGLRSNQFSGPLPQCLGNLTNLQVLDLSTNQFSGNIQSVVSKLTSLKYLFLSGNEFEGLFSFSTLANHSKLEIFQLSSGSSRLKLETEHPTWFPTFQLKLIDLPNCNLNLQTKTFPSFLLYQHDIRFIDLSHNKLVGTFPSWILQNNSKLEIMNLMNNAFKGTFQLPNFKHGLRKFEISSNNITGQLAKEFGLVFPNLSYINMSRNSFYGNIPSSIGEMQGLKLLDMSNNNFSRELPGSLFVNCTNIVVLILSNNNFQGNIFPNNMNLRSLMVLDMNNNNFTGMISAELGKIPMLQVLDISNNKVSGTIPMQLCNLSNLDILDLSQNILFGSVPSCFNASSLRFLFLQKNGLNGLIPPVLARSPNLVALDLRDNKFSGSIPSWISQLSKLLVLSLGGNALRGHIPNQLCQLRNVRIMDLSRNFFFGSIPSCFNNVSFGMMGEDNFETGSISEVEATESRHVGMQDFSFSRPYSPYNSTLELDLPVLSWSSSKEVEVEIAMKYRYNSYKGYIINLVAGIDLSCNELTGSIPPEIGDLHEIQSLNLSHNYLTGSIPVSFANLKSLESLDLGNNNLSGEIPRQLVELNFLGTFDVSYNNLSGRVLDKGQFGTFDESSYRGNPGLCGPFIHRSCNADESPATSPLIDVEEQDTEGGIDMVWFYWSFCASYVTILLVLVAILCINRHWRMLWFYFIDGCIYSISVWLFETEFYQ, from the exons GTTTTGATAGATCATCAAGTTTGAAGAAGCTACAAGTTTTAGATCTTAGCTCTAATATGTTCAACAACAGTATCTTACCACACATGAGTGGTCTTGTATCACTAAAGACTTTGATTCTTCGAAGCAATGACATGGCTGGTTCTTTCCCTAGCAAGG TTAATCTGAAAACCTTGGAAACGTTGGATATAAGTTACAATCAGTTCAATGGCACCCAATCAGTTGAAG GATTATGTGGATTGAAAAGTCTCACTGAGTTGGGACTCCGTAGTAACCAGTTTTCTGGTCCTCTCCCTCAATGTCTTGGCAACTTAACTAATCTCCAAGTTCTTGATTTGTCGACCAATCAGTTTAGTGGCAATATACAATCTGTTGTTTCTAAACTCACATCCCTCAAGTACTTGTTTCTTTCTGGTAATGAGTTCGAAGGCTTATTCTCATTTAGCACTTTGGCCAACCACTCAAAATTGGAGATATTTCAACTGTCATCTGGAAGTAGTAGGTTAAAATTGGAAACAGAACATCCTACCTGGTTTCCTACATTTCAACTGAAGTTGATCGACTTGCCAAATTGCAACCTGAATTTGCAAACTAAAACATTTCCTAGCTTTCTTCTCTACCAGCATGACATACGCTTCATTGATCTCTCTCATAATAAGCTGGTTGGGACATTCCCCAGTTGGATCTTACAAAATAACTCTAAGTTAGAAATTATGAATTTGATGAACAACGCATTCAAGGGAACTTTTCAGTTGCCAAATTTCAAGCATGGGTTGCGTAAATTTGAAATTTCAAGCAACAACATCACGGGTCAGCTGGCTAAGGAATTTGGTTTGGTCTTTCCAAATCTGTCATATATAAACATGTCAAGGAATAGTTTTTATGGTAACATTCCTTCTTCAATTGGTGAGATGCAAGGACTGAAGTTGCTGGATATGTCCAATAATAATTTCTCAAGAGAGTTGCCTGGAAGTCTATTTGTGAATTGTACCAATATAGTGGTACTGATTCTATCAAACAACAATTTTCAAGGGAACATTTTTCCTAACAATATGAACTTGAGAAGCTTGATGGTGTTAGATATGAATAACAACAATTtcactggaatgataagtgcagAGTTGGGGAAGATCCCCATGTTACAAGTTTTGGACATATCCAATAACAAGGTATCAGGTACAATTCCAATGCAACTATGTAATCTAAGCAATCTTGACATTTTAGACCTCTCACAAAATATTTTATTTGGGTCTGTGCCTTCCTGCTTCAATGCTTCATCACTGCGGTTCTTGTTTCTACAAAAGAACGGTCTAAATGGGTTGATACCACCTGTGCTTGCTAGGAGTCCTAATTTGGTGGCGCTTGATCTGAGGGATAACAAGTTTTCTGGAAGTATTCCGTCTTGGATCAGTCAACTTTCCAAATTGCTTGTGCTTTCATTGGGAGGGAATGCATTACGAGGTCATATTCCAAACCAGTTGTGTCAattaagaaatgtgagaattatGGACCTTTCGCGCAACTTTTTTTTCGGTTCCATTCCTTCATGCTTTAATAATGTATCATTTGGGATGATGGGCGAAGATAATTTTGAGACTGGATCCATAAGTGAGGTAGAGGCCACAGAGAGTAGACATGTAGGTATGCAGGACTTCTCATTTAGCCGCCCTTATAGTCCCTACAATTCCACTCTTGAATTAGATTTGCCTGTGCTTTCTTGGTCTTCTTCTAAAGAAGTAGAAGTGGAAATTGCAATGAAGTATAGATATAACTCCTACAAGGGCTATATTATCAATTTAGTGGCGGGAATTGATTTGTCATGCAATGAGTTAACTGGCAGCATCCCTCCAGAAATTGGAGACCTTCATGAAATTCAATCATTGAATTTGTCCCACAATTATTTAACAGGATCTATACCAGTCAGTTTTGCGAATCTAAAGAGTTTAGAAAGCCTAGACCTTGGCAACAACAATTTGAGTGGTGAAATCCCAAGACAATTAGTTGAGCTGAATTTTTTGGGAACTTTTGATGTTTCATACAATAATTTGTCTGGTAGAGTCCTTgataaggggcaatttgggacATTTGATGAATCTAGTTACAGAGGTAACCCTGGCCTTTGTGGACCATTCATTCATAGGAGCTGCAATGCTGATGAAAGTCCAGCAACCTCACCATTGATTGATGTAGAAGAGCAAGACACTGAAGGTGGTATTGACATGGTGTGGTTCTATTGGAGTTTCTGTGCGTCCTATGTCACAATCCTATTGGTTTTGGTAGCAATTCTCTGCATCAACAGGCATTGGCGCATGTTATGGTTTTACTTCATTGATGGTTGTATTTACTCAATTTCTGTTTGGCTTTTTGAAACTGAATTCTACCAATAA